The bacterium region CAATATATATGTATACTATTCTAACTATCTCTGGTCGTAAGAGGTGATGTCCTATGTAGATACCGATAAGCTTGATAATCAGCCTGCACTTTCAATGATCTTCCAATGAAATTGATATCTTCACGCATCTTTTCAGTTATCTTCATAACTTTTTCATTTAACTGACACTCCAATTGAGATTCTCGTCAAGATCAGAAAAAATTTCATGCTCGATTTCTCTGGCAGTTTTGAAAATATTAGGGAGGCTTTAAGGAGGTTATGAGAGCAAAAAATCTAATACTTGTAATCGTCTGTTTCGTTTGTTCGCTGTTATTCTCCCCGCTGGCGCAGGGAGCTTTCGTTTGTATCGACTCATCGTGTGTGGGTTGTCATGTCCTGCCTACCAGCGCCATTAATGTAGCCTTAACTCACCCGAACCTGACGGTCGGCTGTATTACCTGCCATTCCCCGGAATGTGTACCCGGTTTGCACAAAGATGGAATCCGGCAGCTCGATCCGCTCTACTACAGCTATACGGGGACCGCGGCCAACGTTGGCTGCAATGTCTGTCATGGTGCCCCACCCCAGGCCCTCTGTGCCGGGAGTGGCAGTCTGGTCATGGATCACTGCCTCGATCCGGCTGGCTGTAATCCGGAGATATTCAATTGCATAGCCTGCCACCCCAATTTCAATGGTCTGGCTAATCACATTTATCCCAAGGTCCTGGGTGTGCCGCTTTTTGCCACCGTGGCCAGTGTGGGCAAGTGTATGGCCTGCCACAGTCTGTCTCTGCTGGTTGGCAGAAGCGGGGCACACACCACCCACTTCGTGAGCAAGATCATTGCCCCGGCCACCACAGCCAGCAAGGTGCTCAGCATCGATTGTGCGGTTTGCCATCCAAACCTTGCCGCCAACCTGGGGGCGGATCATGTGGTCTGTATCCACGGCGCCTCGAATGCCTGGCTTCCGGGCAAAGTGCCGGTGATTTTTAACGCCCTTTTAGGTCCGATCGGAGATGGGGATTTTTATTCCCTCGGCCCGGTGGGAGGGACCGGGACCTGCGTGGTCTACTGTCACAGCAACGGCCAGACCCCTCCGACAACCCTGCTGACCGCTGCCCTGGGGTATCCCGGCTCCAACCTGCCCCTTCCCTGGAATGTACCTTTCCCGATTGACCCGCTCATCCTCGATTGCGGCTGCTGCCATGCCTTCCCTCCGCTGACCCATTCGGCCTCCAAGACCGATTGCAACACCTGCCATCCCACGCCCGTACTCGGTGCCGCACCAACGAGCACATATCACATCAATGGCATTCCGGATCTCTGGCGGCTCATCCTGTCAGCCAGCCCGGCTGTACCGTTGATTCTGCCTTCCTCCTCTTCCGTTTCAGGCAATGATCTGATCCTGAGCTCTGCCCTGGGTATCGATAAATTCCTGGGCCTGCCGGGCATGGGACTGACCGCTCCCGCTCTCTTCGGCTCAGGGACCGGGCTGTTATCCGCTCTGGGAATGACCGGACTGGGGTATAATCCGATCATGACCGCATCCCTGAATATCACCAGCAGCCTGCCCCTGACGGACTATCTGCTTTCTCCATCCGGTCTTGGTCTCCCCTTGAGTCCCGCTTCCTCTTCCTGGTCCAGCTTCAGTAATGGCCCCGGAATTCCCGGCTGGCGATCCACCGGCCTTGCCAGTCCATGGAATTACCTTTCATCCCCAACGACATGGCCGGGTTTTGGATTTACGGCCACCGTCGCAGGCGGCTTCACGAATCCTCTGCTTTCCTTCGGGTGGGCAGGACTGCCCTTTTACTGGTAGGAGGATTTGAGAAGATATAGGGGCGGCTTGAGAGGGTTTGAAGAGATTTCATGGATTGTGCTTTTGAAGTATTGTGAATTTGTACTTGTAATCGTATTATTGAGATTGCGGCTTTTGAGAGTGATTTTCTCCGGGCAGGATTTGCAGAGTGAATCCTGCCCGGATTGTGCTTTTTCCTATCCTGGCCATTCGGCCACCAGGCACTACATCTGCCAGTTTTTACCAAGGACGCAATGGCTGGTCCTTAATATCTTTCAATGCTCACATAAGCTTGATGCGCCGGTTTTATCGCCGGATAATGAGAGGTTTGCCAAATTTGTCATGCCTGAGAAACCAGAAAGGTCTCCTTATATTTGCTATCAACCTTGCTTTGCATTGAATAATTTTTCACCTTATACTATTCCTTAACTGTACTGGTTTATTGTGCTAGCCTACAACATGTATACTATCGGAAAAATTAAATTCTCTTTAAATACTCTCACCGGTGAGTCGAAAGATGCATGAGATAATAGAAGAGGCCTGCAAGAAGTTAAACGTAGAATTGCCCAACGTGCGAGAATCTTCGGAAATTGCCCAAAATATGATTAGAGAGGCCCAAGAATATTTGATTGGACAGGTACCTCCTATGGATGTGCCTGTTGACGGTGTTGTTTTAGGCTCATTAGCGAGACACGAAGTCACGCCTGGCAGTGACTTGGATTATGTAGTTATTGTTCATAACTTGCCTGATTATAAATAAAATTAATGTAACAAGAGAACTTCTTTCAGCTACTGACCAATTAAGGGAGGAGAAACTTAAACTAAAAGGCCCAGGCCGTACAGGCATGTTTGGCGCAGTTCTTTCTGCACCTGACCTTACTGAACGAATCGGTTTAGAATAGGATACGAACCTTAGTCACTCAAGGAGGATACTACTTCTCCAGGAAAGCGCTTCTATATACCAATGCAATTTGCATGAAAATTTAATTAGAGCGATACTCAACCGGTATTTGATCGATTACCCCGTGCCCAAACAAGGGGGTCCCACGATTTCTCTTGAATGATGTAATGCGTTATTGGAGAACATGGGCTGTAGACTATCAAGCTAAGCGCTGGGAAGCGTTTGCTCCAAATTCAAATTGGGGGCTACGCTTTCTAAAGCTTATAATCTCCCGAAAAATTGTGTATGCGGGAACGTTGGCATCTCTATTGCTGACAGATAAAGCAGCTGTTGAATATTTCTATGAACAATTTACTATGCCACCTCTGGCAAGGATTTCTCAACTTTATGATATGCTTGAAGAGGAGTATTTAGAAAGCTTAGCCGTAGTATTAAAAATTGCCGACCTCTTCCTGAGCAAACTATCAATGGATTGTTTTCGAGAAGAGGCAAATAATATCCATTCGCCATATGATATAAAGGAAAATACGGAATTTTTTAAAATGCGCTTAAAAGGCCGAGACTTGCAAAAGGCATTGGAAAAAATCTTCTTTCATTCTTCTGTTTTGAAAGAAAAAGCAATCACTTATATGAGCTTTTAGGAAATAATATATTATTGAGGTAACTAAAAATAATAGATCGCTTTAATGCGATTCTGAGAAAAGCTATAATGGAAGAAATTAATCGCCAAGGTTTGGATAATGTTCAGCTTGCTAAAAGACTAGGACTTCTTCCATCGGGAGCAGAACTTCTCGTGAAGCGAGATTATTGGCCTATAGAAACAGGATTACGCATTGCTGAGGCCCTAAATTTAGGAATCGAATTATCAGTGAAACGAGATAATGGATAATATTGCTTACAAATGCGAGGTTTGCTCATTTAAACTCTGGCTTCCTATAAAACAGCTAAAGGCCACCACCTTGGGGCTTATACGATGATGCACGTTATCCGGGCAGATGCATCCTTGTCTTTCACCAGCATAGAGAAGATTTCGCAGAACTTGATACCGAATCTGCACTTTCCTTCATAAAGGATGCTCAAAAAGCTGCCATAGCTATAAAGAAAGCTACTAAGGCAGAAAGGATTAACTACGCAATCCTTGGCAATGCCGAGCCTCATCTTCATATACATCTTATTCCTCGGAAGAAAGAGGGTGATCCTATCCCTAAGCGATCTCCGTGGAACCATCCGGAACCTTCATCAAAGCTATCACTTGATAGACGTATCTTAATTATGGAATCGATAGCTCATTTCCTAACCGATATCTGATCACCTGGAGACTTAAAAGATTAAGGATCCCTCCTTGAAAAAAGGGGGAGTGATATGCGCCTTCAGATTCCAGGTGAATCGGTGTGTCCTTTTTCGTCAGTATCCTGTCCATAATCATGCCTCCTGAAAATAAACCCGAAGTTTTCTCATCCCCTTCCCGAAAAGAATAGTAGAGTAAACCCCTTATAGAAGGAAGGATCGACCATGAAAATTGACAGACCCAACGACATTACCATCGGAGAATTTGACAAAACCTACAGCGGCGAACGGATCGGGAAAAGCGAGCGGGAGCGGAAAGCGGATCAGGCTCAGAGGGGTGAAAGGATTAATGCTGCCGGAGACAGGGTTAATATTTCTTCTGAAGGTGCAAAGATCCAGCAGTTGAAGGCCAAGATAAGTGAAATCCCGGATGTCAGGCAGGAGCTGGTGGATAAGGCAAAGCAGGATTTGGAAAGCGGGAACTATCAGGTAGACAGCAATAGAGTTGCTCATGCTATCATCCTGGAAAGTTTATGGGATAATCTCTACTGATCCACAGATTTACCAGTTACATGGCAGATAGAGCAGTAAGAGCTGACATCATCAGTATGCATAATTACCCTGGGGGGGTAAATTATGCGGGTGTAAGACCATGTCTGATATCAATAATATCCTGAATATCGGCTTATCGGCCCTTCAGGCCTTTAAGACGGGTATTGAGGTAACAGCTCAGAATATCGCCAATGTGGATACACCCGGCTACAGCCAAAAAGAGGTGGTCATGGGTCCGAAGAAGTTGACCCAGGGACCACCTTATTTTTTTCATGGGGTAGAAGTTTCTGAAATTAAAAGGGCATATGATACGGAGCTTGGCAGGCAGATTTCCACCCAGGAAGGAAAGGCCTCTTACTGGCAGACTTCGGAAGAGTATCTGGCCCGGATTGAGGAAATATTCACTGAATCCGAGCAGTCGGGTCTGAACAGGGACCTCGGCGCGTTCTGGAATGCCTGGCAGCAGTTGTCCATCAACCCGAATGGCTATGGGGAGCGGCAGGAAGTTGCTTCCGCAGCCGACCGGCTGTCCGGTACCCTGAAATCCCGATCGGCTGATCTTCAGAAAGTGATGGCTGATGTCAACAGGGAAGTCAGTGCGACCATGGAGGAAATTAATCAGACCCTGCACAAAATTGCCGAACTCAACCGCCAGGCCAGCGAGGCCCTCGGCGGACAGGTCGATGAGTATAAGGATCAGTTGGACACCCTGGTTGAGGGTTTGAGCCAGCAGATCAACATCAACTACTGGCAGGAGAAAACCGGCCAGGTTACCGTTTCACTGAACGGCCATGCCCTGGTCGAGGGGACTCAGGCCATCAGCCTGACCTCTGCCACCGATGATCAGGGCCGCACTATCATACAGAAGGAACTGGATGGGGGCACCCTGGTTGATGTCACTGACCAGATCAGCGCAGGAAAAGTTAAGGGGCTCCTGGAGCTGGGCAACGATACCATCTCCGGCTACCTGGATAAGCTGGACAATCTGGCTCTTGGACTGAGCGAAAAAGTAAATGAGCAGCACCGGAGCGGCTATGGGCTCGATGGCTCGACTGAGGTCGATTTCTTCAAACCCATAAGCACCGCAGACGGTGCAGCCCGGAATCTGGAGCTCAATCCGGATATTGAGAGTAATCTTGATCTGATTGCCGCCTCATCTTCAGCCGAAGTGCCGGACAATGAAAACGCCCTCAAGATGACTGATCTGCAGCGAAGTCCGGATTTCGAGGAGGGCGGTCAACTCCTGTCCGCCAATGACTACTATGCCAGCATGTACCGGTCCATCGGCCAGGATACCAGGAATGCTCGCGACAATGCCGATCAGCACCAGATGATCTTGAATAACCTGAAGGACCGGCGGAGCATGATTTCCGATGTAGCCCTGGATGAGCAACTGGCCAATCTGATCAAATTCCAGCAAACCTATAATGCCTCAGCCAAAGTCATCTCCACAGCGGACGAGATGATGTCAACGCTGCTCAACATTTCCGCATAACCAGTGCGCTGACTCCCGGGCAGCGGGGAAGATTGATTCCTGCCGGAGCAGGCTGAATATCTTATAAACAGGATACCAGGATACTATGTACATTCTGAACAAAACCCTTTACGATCGCACTCAGGAGCGAATCCGACAAGCCAATGAAGAGCTGTATCGGATCCAGGAAACCATTGCTTCCGGCAAACAGATCAACCATCCTTCCGATAATCCGGAGGTGGCGCAGCAGGTTTTGAATTACCGGACCATCCTCTCTAACATCAACCAGTATTCGGAAAATATTGACTTTGGGCAAAGGTGGAGCCAGGCAACCAATGACACTCTCGATACAGCGAATAAGCTGCTGCTCCGATGCCGTGAGGTAGCCCACACCCAGGCCGACGGTACGGCCACGGACGAAACCAGGGCCGTATCTGCCACGGAGATCGAAGGGATTTACCAGGACATGGTGGATCTGGCCAATACCCGGCATGAAGGAAGGTATCTCTTTGCTCCGGAGCGGCTGGACACCAAACCCTTTGATCCGGACACGGCGATAGATGAACCCCTGCCGGATAATCCACCGGAATTTCTCATGCGGATCAGGATCGGAGACGATCAGGAGATACAGGTCAACACCAGCAAGGATGTTTTTACCGGAGGAGAAGAAGGGAAAAACCTCTTCAAGGTGGTGAACCAACTGAAAACCGGTCTGGAAAATAATGACCCGGAAGCTATCCGGGCCGCATGGGCCGAAATCGACCAGGCGATTGAGCAGGTCACCCGGCAGCAGGGAAGGCTTGGAGTCAATATCCAGCGTCTTGACCGGAATCAGGAGGCATTGAATGACCTTAAAAGTTTGACCGAATCATCCTTAAGCCAGAGGGAAGATGCGGACCTGATCGGAAAGGCCATTGACTTTGTCGAGAAAAGCAATAATCAGTCTATCAACCTGGCTACCCTGTCAAAGATCCTCAATACCAACCTGCTGGACATTCTGGGTTAAAAGAGAGGTAACTACTCCCCCATCACAGAAACTCCACATGCCCAACCTTATCCCTGCCCTGGCTAAGGTATTCCAGCCATTGGTTATAATGATCGTAGCGCAGGTAAAAAGTACGGCCAAGGCACCTGCTGGCACATTCCTTGCGGGCGATTTTCTCCAGGACAGCCTTTCGCTTCTCTCCCTGCCATATACTCTGAAAGCTTTCCCGGTAAATGGATCCATAAGCGTAATCCGTATCGCCCCGAAGGGTACGGCAGGGATAAAGGCTGCCGTCTGAGGCCAGGACTCCGATCAGATGGTGGGCCAGACAGAGAGAGTAAGGCAGGGATCGATGTCCCTGATCGAGATGATGGAGCCGGGGTGCCAGAATCTGAAAATCGGAGTTGCCTTCCTTCCACTGAATACTGGCCATAAGCTCTCTGACATCCCTCACCATCGAGGGCGTAAACTTTCGGGCCTCTTCGCCAACAACCCGTCTGAAGGCGATAAAGCGGCATCCCACATCCCTGGCCAGATTGATTGCATCCGGTACCTCCCGGAAATTATCCGGATGAATAATATAAACAATGCCCGTATGAACGGAGGTGGAAATTTGATACAGGTTATCGACGATGGTCTGAAACATGCTGGTCTTGAAGGGATTATGAAGCTTTTGATGGGTTTCTGCCCTGGCCGCATCCAAACTTACCTGTATCCAGCTCAGGAAGGGGATAGCCTCAAGATGCCGGTCGATAGCCTCCCCATTGGTGATCAGACCAAGTTGCAGACCCTGGTTCCGAAAATGCTGGGCCACCTTGCCGAACGAGTAGTACAGGAGCGGCTCCCCGCCTCCGGTAAAGATTACCCCCTGCACCCCCTGCCGGGCCAGCTCAGCAGCGAAATTCAGCAGAGGACCCTCTTTCAGTGTCGCATTGAGCCTGGTGTTGTAAGACTGATCCAGGCACCAGATACAGCGATGGTTGCAGGCATTGGTCAGGTCGATTTCAACAGTTACCGGCGGGGGTAACTCTCCCCGGCAAATTGCCCAAAGGCGATCGAGATGATGGATGATCTTCAATTCACTGAATTCATACATAGGTTATCTACTCTTTGAGGTTATACCTGTTCTTTGAGGTTAATCGCTCTTTCTATTGTATCGAACAGAACCTGGCGGAGGAAGGGGAGGAAGATATGGCTACTCCGTCTCATAATAGTCCTTCAGCAGATGCTCCCTGGCCTCTGCCCGATGGTTGGGGTCCAGACTGAAGATCTGGCTCATGGAGTTTTCCAGCCAGGGCAGGACCAGCTTTCCCTGATTATCGTGATGCGGCAGCAGACGAACCACGGTCCCATTCGGCCCTTTCTCGATCACGGCAAAGGATTGATCGGGAAGACGTTGAAGAGACTCTTTATTCTCCTTCTGATCATTTCCTCTCTGATCCGAAGCCCCCGAAACTGTCTCTCCGGGTAAAAGAACGCCCAGGAGAAGAACTACCAGGCAGACAGTGACTTTTGGGCGTATTTTTGGTGAAAGGATATAGGTACGAATGTCCAGTAACATATTTCTCTCCTCTTGCAATCTCCAGGCATACAGTCTATCTACCTGTGCAGTTACCCCTGTTATTTAAATCGGAGGGAATTTAGTTCGACTTCGTTGCCAGAGTGAAATCGATATGCAATCGCGGCACATCTATCCGGGACACCCGGACCGTTACCCGGTCACCGATCCGGAAGACCTTTTTGGTCCGCGATCCTTCAAGGCGGTGCTTTCGCTCGTTGAACTGGTAATAATCATCGGCCAGGTTTCTGATATGAACGAGCCCCTCGACAAAGATTTCCTCAAGCTCCACAAAAAAGCCAAAGGCTGTAACTGAGGAGATAATACCGGTAAATTCCTCGCCAATTTTCTCCTCCATATACCTGGTCCGCTTGATATCGATGATCTTTCGCTCAGCTTCCTCGGCGATTCGCTCCCGCAGGGAGGAATGATTGGCAATGACAGCAAGTCTTTCAGGCAGGCTGACATCTTCCCGCAATCTGTCCGCCTCACCATCCAGGACCTTTTTCATCAGCCGGTGAACGATAAGGTCCGGATACCGGCGGATAGGGGAGGTAAAATGGGTATATTCCTTTATGGCCAGGCCAAAATGCCCTGCATTCTGGGTCGAATAGCGGGCCTGTCTCATGGTGCGAAGCAGCAGGTAATTGACGGATGCTTCCTCGGGCTTTCCCCGGAACTGACTGAGAATCCTCTGTAAATCTGCATGTTCCAGCCGTGCTTTTATGCCCTTCCTGCGGCTGGGCCGCTTCGTTTTCCCTTTCGGCGGCTTTTCTTCTGCCGGCGGCTTTCCTCCGGCAGGCATTTCTTCCTCCGCTTCCCAGCCAAGCTCATGGATAAATTCAATGAAAGCCACGACATCCGCCTCTTCCGGCTCTTCATGGATCCGGTAAATAACCGGGACCTTCAACCTGCTCATGTGCTCAGCCACAACCTGATTGGCTATGAGCATGAATTCCTCGATCAGGTTATGGGCTTGATTTCTTTCCGCCCGGATAATGGATTGAACGCTGCCGCGAAGATCCAGAACCACTTCAGGCTCCGGAAGGTCAAAATCAAGGCTGCCGCTCATCATTCGCTTCCGGCGAAGCCGCGCCGCCAGGTCTCCCATGGCCTTGATGGTGGGCTCCAGGTACTGAAATTCGGCAGGAGTCTGGGCTTGCTCCGACAGGATATCGCGCACCTGGGTATAGGTCATGCGCTCGCTGCTGTTGATCACACTGAGGGTGATGGCATAATCCACCACCCGGGCATCGGCATCGAAGTCCATCCGCACCGAGAGGGTCAGCCGGTCCACCCTGGGTTTCAAGCTGCACAGCTCGTTGGAGAGCTCAGGAGGAAGCATGGGAATTGCCCGCTCCGGAAAATAGACGCTGGTGCCGCGGGAAAAAGCCTCTTCGTCCAGACCGGACCCTTCCGGAACATAATGACTGACATCGGCAATATGGACCCATAACCGCTCCCTGCCGCCCTTCTGCGAACCTTCCGGCCCCTTCGCTTCCGATGTCAGGGGCTGCCAGGATACGGCATCGTCGAAATCCCGTGCTGTCTCTCCATCGATGGTAATGGTCAAAAGATTCCGCAGATCCATCCTGCCGGTAAGGTCAGCTTCAGCCAGTTCAGGACGCAAACCTTGAGTTTCTCCCTGAATGCTTTCGGGAAAGACATCCGGAAGCTCACTGTCGCGGACAACCACTTCCACATCGATGCCTGGATCGTCAGGCCAGCCCAGCACTTCCACGATCCTGCCGGTCGGGTTCCGGTAGCGGGTGGGATAGTCCAGAATCTGGGCAACTACCAGTTGCCCGATCCGGGGCTTTATTCCCTTGTTCTCTTTCGGGATGATGATATCCTGAGTCAGGGAGGGATTATTCGGGACAACAAAGGAAATGTGCCGGGTCTTTTCAAAGCAGCCGATCACCGTTTTATGGGCCCGCTCCATAACCCGGATGATGCTTCCTGATCTTCGTCCGTCACGGCCCGTATGGTCAATCCGGGCCATGACCCTGTCCCCGTCAAAGACTTCCCGCATGCCGTCAGGGGGAATGAAAATATCAGCCTGGCCTTCGGTGTCCGGAACGACAAAACCGTAACCGGATGGATGAGCACTGACATGGCCGGAAACAAGGTTCATCTTCCGGGAAAGACCATACTTCCCTCCCTTGATCCGGATAATCTGGCCCGACTCGATCAACTCTTCTAGCAGGCTTTTCAGCTCCCGCATGGCCTTTCCATTTACCCCCAGATCAGCCATCAACCGGCGAAAAGCCACCGGCCTCTGCTCGGTCTGCTCCAATAACCGGATAATTTCCTCTTTGGTGATTCTCGGCATGGGTTGCCTGTCCTTTGAAAAAGAGGCCATCAATTATCAGATTTCAGCTTTTTACTGGCCACTGATCACTGACCACTGGCCACTATAATAAGCTTTCCAGCGGCGCTGGCCAAAAGCCCCCCTGACTATCCAGGGCTGCGGCCTGCGCCTCGATAACCTTCCGTGTGGTGCGAACGATTTCACCTTCGATCAAAATCGGCTCTCCAACCAGGGCCGGTTTTTTGAACCGGACCTCCAGGTGGGCGGTAACAACAGGAAATCCAAGCCGATAGGCCAGATTAACCATGGCCTCATCGAGCAGGGTACTGATAATCCCGCCATGAACGATATTGGTATATCCCTGGTGTTTCTTGCGGGGTATGAAACTTGCCCGAATTCTCCTCTCCGGCTCAAGCAATTCGAAGGAAACCTGTAAACCTTCCCCG contains the following coding sequences:
- a CDS encoding CxxxxCH/CxxCH domain-containing protein, with translation MRAKNLILVIVCFVCSLLFSPLAQGAFVCIDSSCVGCHVLPTSAINVALTHPNLTVGCITCHSPECVPGLHKDGIRQLDPLYYSYTGTAANVGCNVCHGAPPQALCAGSGSLVMDHCLDPAGCNPEIFNCIACHPNFNGLANHIYPKVLGVPLFATVASVGKCMACHSLSLLVGRSGAHTTHFVSKIIAPATTASKVLSIDCAVCHPNLAANLGADHVVCIHGASNAWLPGKVPVIFNALLGPIGDGDFYSLGPVGGTGTCVVYCHSNGQTPPTTLLTAALGYPGSNLPLPWNVPFPIDPLILDCGCCHAFPPLTHSASKTDCNTCHPTPVLGAAPTSTYHINGIPDLWRLILSASPAVPLILPSSSSVSGNDLILSSALGIDKFLGLPGMGLTAPALFGSGTGLLSALGMTGLGYNPIMTASLNITSSLPLTDYLLSPSGLGLPLSPASSSWSSFSNGPGIPGWRSTGLASPWNYLSSPTTWPGFGFTATVAGGFTNPLLSFGWAGLPFYW
- a CDS encoding DUF294 nucleotidyltransferase-like domain-containing protein, translated to MHEIIEEACKKLNVELPNVRESSEIAQNMIREAQEYLIGQVPPMDVPVDGVVLGSLARHEVTPGSDLDYVVIVHNLPDYK
- the flgM gene encoding flagellar biosynthesis anti-sigma factor FlgM → MKIDRPNDITIGEFDKTYSGERIGKSERERKADQAQRGERINAAGDRVNISSEGAKIQQLKAKISEIPDVRQELVDKAKQDLESGNYQVDSNRVAHAIILESLWDNLY
- the flgK gene encoding flagellar hook-associated protein FlgK; amino-acid sequence: MSDINNILNIGLSALQAFKTGIEVTAQNIANVDTPGYSQKEVVMGPKKLTQGPPYFFHGVEVSEIKRAYDTELGRQISTQEGKASYWQTSEEYLARIEEIFTESEQSGLNRDLGAFWNAWQQLSINPNGYGERQEVASAADRLSGTLKSRSADLQKVMADVNREVSATMEEINQTLHKIAELNRQASEALGGQVDEYKDQLDTLVEGLSQQININYWQEKTGQVTVSLNGHALVEGTQAISLTSATDDQGRTIIQKELDGGTLVDVTDQISAGKVKGLLELGNDTISGYLDKLDNLALGLSEKVNEQHRSGYGLDGSTEVDFFKPISTADGAARNLELNPDIESNLDLIAASSSAEVPDNENALKMTDLQRSPDFEEGGQLLSANDYYASMYRSIGQDTRNARDNADQHQMILNNLKDRRSMISDVALDEQLANLIKFQQTYNASAKVISTADEMMSTLLNISA
- the flgL gene encoding flagellar hook-associated protein FlgL translates to MYILNKTLYDRTQERIRQANEELYRIQETIASGKQINHPSDNPEVAQQVLNYRTILSNINQYSENIDFGQRWSQATNDTLDTANKLLLRCREVAHTQADGTATDETRAVSATEIEGIYQDMVDLANTRHEGRYLFAPERLDTKPFDPDTAIDEPLPDNPPEFLMRIRIGDDQEIQVNTSKDVFTGGEEGKNLFKVVNQLKTGLENNDPEAIRAAWAEIDQAIEQVTRQQGRLGVNIQRLDRNQEALNDLKSLTESSLSQREDADLIGKAIDFVEKSNNQSINLATLSKILNTNLLDILG
- a CDS encoding radical SAM protein, whose amino-acid sequence is MYEFSELKIIHHLDRLWAICRGELPPPVTVEIDLTNACNHRCIWCLDQSYNTRLNATLKEGPLLNFAAELARQGVQGVIFTGGGEPLLYYSFGKVAQHFRNQGLQLGLITNGEAIDRHLEAIPFLSWIQVSLDAARAETHQKLHNPFKTSMFQTIVDNLYQISTSVHTGIVYIIHPDNFREVPDAINLARDVGCRFIAFRRVVGEEARKFTPSMVRDVRELMASIQWKEGNSDFQILAPRLHHLDQGHRSLPYSLCLAHHLIGVLASDGSLYPCRTLRGDTDYAYGSIYRESFQSIWQGEKRKAVLEKIARKECASRCLGRTFYLRYDHYNQWLEYLSQGRDKVGHVEFL
- a CDS encoding VacB/RNase II family 3'-5' exoribonuclease, producing MPRITKEEIIRLLEQTEQRPVAFRRLMADLGVNGKAMRELKSLLEELIESGQIIRIKGGKYGLSRKMNLVSGHVSAHPSGYGFVVPDTEGQADIFIPPDGMREVFDGDRVMARIDHTGRDGRRSGSIIRVMERAHKTVIGCFEKTRHISFVVPNNPSLTQDIIIPKENKGIKPRIGQLVVAQILDYPTRYRNPTGRIVEVLGWPDDPGIDVEVVVRDSELPDVFPESIQGETQGLRPELAEADLTGRMDLRNLLTITIDGETARDFDDAVSWQPLTSEAKGPEGSQKGGRERLWVHIADVSHYVPEGSGLDEEAFSRGTSVYFPERAIPMLPPELSNELCSLKPRVDRLTLSVRMDFDADARVVDYAITLSVINSSERMTYTQVRDILSEQAQTPAEFQYLEPTIKAMGDLAARLRRKRMMSGSLDFDLPEPEVVLDLRGSVQSIIRAERNQAHNLIEEFMLIANQVVAEHMSRLKVPVIYRIHEEPEEADVVAFIEFIHELGWEAEEEMPAGGKPPAEEKPPKGKTKRPSRRKGIKARLEHADLQRILSQFRGKPEEASVNYLLLRTMRQARYSTQNAGHFGLAIKEYTHFTSPIRRYPDLIVHRLMKKVLDGEADRLREDVSLPERLAVIANHSSLRERIAEEAERKIIDIKRTRYMEEKIGEEFTGIISSVTAFGFFVELEEIFVEGLVHIRNLADDYYQFNERKHRLEGSRTKKVFRIGDRVTVRVSRIDVPRLHIDFTLATKSN
- a CDS encoding PaaI family thioesterase, with amino-acid sequence MDLADDGMCFACGRKNGEGLQVSFELLEPERRIRASFIPRKKHQGYTNIVHGGIISTLLDEAMVNLAYRLGFPVVTAHLEVRFKKPALVGEPILIEGEIVRTTRKVIEAQAAALDSQGGFWPAPLESLL